One genomic region from Prunus persica cultivar Lovell chromosome G3, Prunus_persica_NCBIv2, whole genome shotgun sequence encodes:
- the LOC18788065 gene encoding putative invertase inhibitor, with protein MEMKLLRWATIVLALLIFDQSFTSVGADLIEDTCNKTSNFKFCVSFLRSKPGSATADVQGLAQIVADQIQINLKDTFSEASKLYKEATERVIKECFQICSEMYGVAIDYMNGVLINLKSKNYSNTRDGLSVVYGDADTCEESFHEEPVRPSPLTKNNDDVKNLALIGSEIVLILG; from the coding sequence ATGGAGATGAAATTACTGAGATGGGCTACAATTGTTCTTGCTCTCCTTATTTTTGATCAATCCTTTACATCAGTGGGTGCTGATTTGATAGAGGACACATGCAACAAAACATCTAACTTCAAATTTTGTGTGTCCTTTTTAAGATCAAAGCCTGGTAGTGCTACTGCAGATGTTCAAGGGCTTGCTCAGATCGTGGCTGATCAAATACAAATCAATCTGAAGGATACATTTTCCGAAGCCAGCAAATTATATAAGGAGGCAACTGAGCGAGTTATCAAAGAATGCTTCCAAATATGCTCCGAGATGTACGGCGTAGCTATTGACTACATGAATGGTGTCCTTATAAATCTGAAATCTAAAAACTATAGTAATACAAGGGACGGTCTTTCGGTCGTCTATGGTGACGCAGACACTTGTGAAGAGTCATTCCATGAGGAACCAGTTCGACCATCGCCATTAACGAAAAATAACGATGATGTAAAGAATTTAGCTCTAATTGGTTCGGAGATTGTTCTTATTTTaggttaa